A genomic segment from Bacillus mesophilus encodes:
- a CDS encoding RDD family protein, with translation MENRAGFWIRFVALIIDSLILGVIQFIISMLFVGLDDPEAGTMVTSVISLVLTIVYFVWFQAKNNGQTFGKKLTGIRVANVDGSRVSMGMMALRELIGKMISTLILFIGYLMAAGKSKRALHDYIAKTIVIRAE, from the coding sequence ATGGAAAATAGAGCTGGATTTTGGATAAGATTTGTTGCCTTAATTATTGATAGCCTTATTTTAGGTGTGATTCAATTTATCATTTCAATGTTATTCGTCGGGTTGGATGACCCTGAAGCGGGAACGATGGTAACATCTGTGATTAGCCTTGTCCTAACGATCGTTTATTTTGTTTGGTTTCAAGCTAAAAATAATGGTCAAACGTTTGGTAAAAAGCTAACAGGAATAAGAGTCGCAAATGTGGATGGTAGCCGAGTATCAATGGGGATGATGGCATTACGTGAGCTTATAGGAAAGATGATTTCAACCTTAATCCTATTTATTGGTTATTTAATGGCTGCTGGAAAGTCAAAAAGGGCGTTACATGACTATATAGCGAAAACGATTGTTATTAGAGCTGAGTAG
- a CDS encoding L-lactate dehydrogenase, with protein sequence MKSIETSRRNKTLIQSKSMKVVIIGAGAVGSSYAYALLNQGFVRDLVIIDLNHQKAEGDAIDLLHGMPFSSPMNIWAGTYEDCKNADLVVNCAGANQAPGETRLDLLEKNARIFKGIVENVMKSGFKGIFLVATNPVDVLAYATWKYSGLPHQQVIGSGTVLDTARFRYLLAEKFKVDSRNIHAYILGEHGDSSLPVWSHVTIGGKPLVQFDENKIPTDAELEETFIKVRDAAYEIIKRKGATYYGIGMGLARITKAIAKNEDSVLPVSALLSGEYGHADVYVGVPAIINSSGIRELVELKLNEVETKQFNTSIGILKDFISKIF encoded by the coding sequence ATGAAATCTATCGAGACTTCTAGGAGGAACAAGACTTTGATTCAATCGAAAAGTATGAAGGTCGTCATAATAGGCGCTGGTGCTGTAGGATCAAGTTATGCTTATGCCCTATTAAATCAAGGGTTTGTTAGAGATTTAGTGATCATTGATTTAAATCATCAAAAAGCAGAAGGAGATGCAATTGATCTCCTCCATGGGATGCCATTCTCCTCACCGATGAATATATGGGCAGGTACATATGAAGATTGTAAAAATGCAGATTTAGTTGTAAATTGCGCAGGTGCAAATCAAGCTCCAGGTGAAACACGTTTAGATTTACTTGAGAAGAATGCAAGGATTTTTAAGGGCATTGTAGAAAATGTGATGAAGTCAGGATTTAAAGGTATTTTCCTCGTCGCGACAAACCCAGTGGATGTACTAGCCTATGCAACTTGGAAATATTCAGGGCTACCACATCAGCAGGTGATTGGATCAGGAACTGTGTTAGATACAGCGAGGTTCAGGTATTTACTTGCAGAAAAGTTTAAAGTAGATTCTAGAAATATTCATGCCTACATACTTGGAGAACATGGTGATTCATCGCTCCCAGTTTGGAGTCATGTAACCATTGGTGGAAAGCCGTTAGTACAATTCGATGAAAACAAAATTCCCACAGATGCCGAACTAGAAGAAACCTTTATTAAAGTAAGGGATGCAGCTTATGAGATTATTAAAAGAAAAGGTGCTACGTACTATGGAATTGGCATGGGTTTAGCAAGAATAACAAAGGCCATTGCTAAGAATGAAGATTCAGTGCTTCCTGTGTCTGCGTTATTATCTGGAGAGTACGGCCATGCTGATGTTTATGTGGGGGTACCTGCTATTATAAACTCATCAGGTATTCGAGAACTTGTAGAATTGAAACTAAATGAGGTAGAAACTAAACAATTCAATACATCTATCGGTATACTAAAAGATTTCATAAGCAAGATATTTTAG
- a CDS encoding TrkH family potassium uptake protein, with protein MKKIKAKNVNPSRLLLLVFLSAILIGTILLKFPFSTEEDISWLNALFTATSAMTVTGLVVVDTETAFTLFGEIVIVSLIQLGGLGIMSFAVLIFMMLGKKISFKERILVQQALNQTSLGGVISLVKNLFIFSISIEAIAMLLLAIRWVPEMGVSKGLYYSFFHSISAFNNAGFALWSDSLMGYVGDPLVNIVITFLFIVGGLGFTVLADLKVKRKFQKLSLHTKLMLIGTLILNVVSMLFIFFLEFGNPNTLGPLSLGDKLWASYFQAVTPRTAGFNSLDIASLDDSTIHFMLLLMFVGAGSASTGGGIKLTTLVVIILAVISFLRGKDQIMIARRSISETVVFRSLAISTMALMLIFMVIFILNITEDAPFLEIVFEVISAFGTVGLSMGLTGELSEIGKVMIVLVMFIGKLGPLTMAFSLARPVKSKIRYPKEDVLTG; from the coding sequence ATGAAGAAGATAAAAGCAAAAAATGTGAATCCTTCACGGCTTCTATTGCTTGTATTTTTATCGGCTATTTTAATTGGAACAATCCTGTTGAAGTTTCCATTTTCAACAGAAGAAGATATAAGTTGGCTTAATGCTTTATTTACTGCTACCTCAGCAATGACTGTAACGGGACTTGTTGTGGTAGATACAGAGACTGCCTTTACTCTGTTTGGCGAAATAGTCATTGTATCCCTCATTCAGTTAGGGGGACTTGGGATCATGTCCTTTGCGGTATTAATCTTTATGATGCTCGGAAAAAAAATTAGCTTTAAAGAACGAATATTAGTTCAACAAGCATTAAACCAGACCTCCCTAGGTGGAGTAATTTCATTAGTAAAAAACCTCTTTATTTTTTCAATATCGATTGAGGCTATTGCGATGCTCCTACTTGCTATTCGGTGGGTTCCAGAAATGGGAGTTTCAAAAGGTCTTTATTATAGTTTTTTTCATTCGATATCTGCCTTTAATAACGCTGGGTTTGCCTTATGGTCAGATAGCTTAATGGGCTATGTAGGTGACCCTCTTGTGAATATTGTGATTACCTTTTTATTTATCGTCGGCGGGTTAGGTTTTACGGTATTAGCAGACTTAAAAGTGAAACGAAAATTTCAGAAGCTTAGTTTGCATACGAAATTAATGTTGATTGGTACTCTCATACTAAATGTCGTTTCCATGCTATTCATCTTCTTTTTAGAGTTTGGAAATCCCAATACTTTGGGACCACTCTCGTTAGGTGATAAATTATGGGCTTCCTATTTTCAGGCTGTTACACCAAGGACAGCGGGATTTAATTCCCTTGATATTGCGAGTCTAGATGATTCAACCATTCACTTCATGCTTCTTCTTATGTTTGTTGGAGCAGGAAGTGCCTCAACCGGTGGGGGCATCAAATTAACAACTTTGGTTGTGATTATTCTTGCTGTCATTTCTTTCCTAAGAGGTAAAGACCAAATTATGATTGCCCGTCGATCTATTTCTGAAACTGTTGTTTTCCGGTCATTGGCTATATCCACAATGGCACTCATGCTTATTTTTATGGTGATCTTTATATTAAATATAACTGAAGACGCACCATTTCTAGAGATTGTATTTGAAGTCATTTCGGCATTTGGTACAGTAGGATTATCAATGGGGTTAACAGGCGAGTTAAGCGAGATTGGAAAAGTGATGATTGTCTTAGTCATGTTTATAGGCAAACTTGGACCGTTAACGATGGCGTTTTCATTGGCTAGACCAGTTAAGTCTAAAATTCGTTACCCTAAAGAAGACGTACTAACTGGATAA
- a CDS encoding class I SAM-dependent methyltransferase, whose product MGDKLILEVKIRLDVTEELIKKTNQKTLNIIKTNKAVNLLIENTDERVIPELMKHTNPSLLEHIARYQFALEYIHGHVLDLACGVGYGAHMIAKSKKKQLQKVIGIDIDQATITYAKQTYYHPLVTYQHENAVDPFLPDKLGTFDAITSFETLEHVEEEEQFLANIFNMLKPNGTLVISTPFGEGRGKPCGSPFHVHQLTVPEFKDLFHSYQDVSFYGQNGVLIEPLESKRTEHLPIGIAVCKK is encoded by the coding sequence ATGGGTGATAAACTCATACTAGAAGTAAAGATTAGGCTAGACGTCACAGAAGAGTTAATAAAGAAGACTAACCAGAAAACGTTGAACATTATAAAAACAAACAAAGCGGTGAATTTATTGATAGAGAATACAGATGAAAGAGTTATTCCTGAACTGATGAAACATACTAATCCTTCCTTACTAGAACATATTGCCCGGTATCAGTTTGCCCTTGAATATATACATGGTCACGTTTTAGATTTGGCATGTGGAGTAGGATATGGAGCGCACATGATAGCAAAATCAAAAAAGAAACAGCTTCAAAAAGTAATTGGAATTGATATAGATCAAGCCACGATTACGTACGCAAAGCAAACGTACTATCATCCTTTAGTTACGTATCAGCATGAAAATGCAGTTGATCCTTTTTTACCTGACAAACTAGGTACTTTTGATGCGATTACTAGTTTTGAAACGCTTGAGCATGTTGAAGAAGAAGAACAATTTTTAGCTAATATCTTTAACATGTTGAAACCCAATGGAACACTAGTCATTTCTACTCCTTTTGGTGAGGGACGAGGTAAACCATGTGGATCACCGTTTCATGTTCACCAATTGACTGTTCCAGAATTTAAGGACCTCTTTCACTCTTATCAAGATGTATCCTTTTATGGACAAAACGGTGTACTAATTGAACCACTGGAGTCTAAGCGAACCGAGCATTTACCAATTGGGATTGCAGTTTGTAAAAAATAA
- a CDS encoding VOC family protein, translated as MAKRQIHSSLKVLLVSDLNASQEFYRKVLGCEVTEWWVIRDGFTGLGIKLLQANSPEDVQPNKPSKSSTNGYDLYCYVENWTELNHLYEEFKDKGAQIAIEPWEMTRQVHGRNLQ; from the coding sequence TTGGCAAAAAGGCAGATACATAGTTCATTAAAGGTATTACTTGTTTCAGACTTAAACGCATCACAAGAATTCTATAGGAAGGTATTAGGTTGTGAGGTAACAGAATGGTGGGTGATCAGGGACGGATTCACCGGATTAGGTATAAAGCTACTTCAAGCAAACTCACCAGAAGATGTACAGCCGAATAAGCCATCAAAGAGTTCAACTAATGGTTATGACTTGTACTGTTATGTTGAAAATTGGACTGAGCTTAATCACCTTTATGAGGAATTTAAAGATAAAGGAGCCCAGATTGCCATTGAACCATGGGAGATGACAAGGCAGGTCCATGGAAGGAATTTGCAATAA
- a CDS encoding M48 family metallopeptidase, translating into MEKPLLVHKHENLMYGLCIITSITAAIYLLVSIIGAIIFIAIGLFSLFSHAISMSHIQVNGVRLKENQFPELYKRVEELSRKMELNKIPEVYIVESGGMLNAFATKVFGLFGKNMVILYSDFVEVSLDSEGHEIDYVIAHELAHIKRNHVVKALLVFPAMWIPFIGVSFSRMAEYTCDRMAAYYTEKPEDAINGLLALAAGKRLYKDVNLTEYQEQYNDKKGMFVTLTELLSTHPPIPKRIHEIQQLMYGSPSVPLITRGRQTLAIMFIVFFLFPIIVAGVTFAGIMALEQIPFLDEEYPPEVEYSPLMEATMDEDLERVSELVSAGEEINEVNEYGESPLLLAVVNEDLEMISVLIENGANPNIQDESGWTPLMSAVMTANLEVGEFLLEAGADPLLADIDEMTAIDHAAEIGDTEYVELISSYTE; encoded by the coding sequence TTGGAAAAACCATTATTAGTTCATAAGCATGAAAACTTAATGTACGGACTATGTATCATTACAAGTATTACAGCAGCCATCTATTTACTAGTGTCCATTATTGGTGCCATTATTTTTATTGCTATCGGCCTTTTTTCTTTATTTTCCCATGCTATTTCCATGTCACATATTCAAGTAAATGGAGTTCGACTTAAAGAAAATCAGTTTCCTGAGTTATATAAAAGAGTGGAAGAACTAAGCAGGAAAATGGAGCTCAACAAAATACCTGAAGTGTATATAGTAGAGTCTGGTGGTATGTTAAATGCGTTTGCCACAAAGGTATTTGGCTTGTTCGGTAAAAATATGGTTATTTTATATTCGGATTTCGTTGAAGTCTCACTTGATTCAGAAGGTCATGAAATCGATTATGTCATCGCTCATGAACTTGCCCATATCAAAAGGAATCATGTTGTCAAAGCATTACTTGTGTTTCCTGCTATGTGGATACCTTTCATAGGTGTTAGTTTTTCTAGAATGGCTGAGTATACTTGTGATCGAATGGCAGCCTATTACACGGAAAAACCTGAGGATGCGATTAATGGATTATTAGCGTTAGCAGCAGGTAAACGTCTATACAAAGATGTAAACCTGACAGAGTATCAAGAACAATATAATGATAAGAAGGGGATGTTTGTTACTTTAACAGAGCTACTTTCGACACATCCTCCTATTCCAAAGAGAATACATGAAATACAACAACTCATGTACGGAAGTCCCAGTGTACCTCTTATAACAAGAGGAAGACAAACATTAGCTATTATGTTTATTGTATTTTTCTTATTTCCAATTATTGTGGCAGGAGTCACATTTGCTGGAATTATGGCTCTAGAACAGATCCCCTTTCTAGATGAAGAATATCCTCCTGAAGTTGAATATTCTCCTCTTATGGAAGCAACGATGGACGAAGATCTTGAAAGAGTTAGTGAACTAGTAAGTGCAGGAGAAGAGATAAATGAAGTGAATGAGTATGGTGAGAGCCCTCTACTGTTAGCCGTCGTAAATGAAGATTTGGAAATGATATCAGTGTTAATAGAAAACGGTGCCAATCCCAATATTCAAGATGAGTCTGGTTGGACACCATTAATGTCTGCCGTAATGACTGCAAACCTTGAAGTGGGAGAATTTTTATTAGAAGCAGGTGCAGATCCATTGCTTGCAGATATAGATGAAATGACAGCGATTGACCATGCCGCTGAAATCGGTGATACGGAATACGTTGAACTAATCAGTTCTTATACAGAGTAA
- a CDS encoding sulfite exporter TauE/SafE family protein produces MGNILLFSLIVGLATAIIVTPYMNNNKEKKSSIQIGFVVTFILSFPIAFVFYYLSNLDQNFSSLWMYLIFVTGVGALIATGKERMVKAGLFAVTLFLAIYMLSAPVWNANEKYELSEMDQKTEIEAFDETKTPASVPPQFARNKMRKAFGQVPDTSYYELGNLQIQKVNGEFVYIAPVEFSGFFKWLNGDSIPGYFTLSATDSSANPVFVKAEMNYAPSAYFQKNIERKIRMQFPTHIFYGDPQLEVDDEGTPYYIRTFGEFVSARNGFVAKGVVAVNPVSGAMNIYPLSDVPAFIDGAVSPESVSLQNSYFGNYVHGFWNSIFGKSDVKLPSDEGTEANVSPIFDKDGEMYYFTDFTSPKEGVDSMLGYSLTHARSGEATFYSGNLEKSYMDSEGALQIIEKKFVEKKWNGAMPILYNFYGEASWLAPVLDANGFLQNYFIVSAANPEISVFANTPNEALKKYKTALQRGGSTVDGTSDAEEKRVTGSIQRVYKEKVGDYTVVSFLLNTRQNFIVSSEQSPLVIYLQEGDQVNLSYLDTGEDFLPVKELTIEGLE; encoded by the coding sequence ATGGGGAATATATTACTTTTTTCACTTATTGTGGGCTTAGCAACCGCAATTATAGTGACACCTTATATGAATAACAATAAAGAAAAAAAGAGTTCTATACAAATAGGATTTGTTGTGACATTTATCCTTAGCTTTCCTATAGCATTTGTATTTTACTATTTAAGTAACTTAGATCAGAACTTCTCATCACTATGGATGTATCTGATTTTTGTGACAGGGGTAGGTGCTCTAATCGCCACTGGTAAAGAGCGAATGGTTAAAGCGGGTCTGTTTGCTGTCACGCTATTTCTAGCGATCTATATGCTATCTGCGCCAGTATGGAATGCAAATGAGAAATATGAGTTATCTGAGATGGATCAGAAAACTGAGATTGAAGCATTTGATGAAACGAAAACTCCTGCGAGTGTACCTCCTCAATTTGCACGAAATAAAATGAGAAAGGCATTTGGTCAGGTACCTGATACAAGCTACTATGAACTTGGGAATTTACAAATTCAAAAGGTGAATGGAGAATTTGTCTATATTGCTCCTGTTGAATTTTCGGGCTTTTTTAAATGGTTGAATGGCGATAGCATCCCAGGGTACTTTACATTGAGTGCTACCGATTCTTCTGCCAATCCGGTATTTGTTAAAGCAGAAATGAATTATGCTCCATCGGCATATTTTCAGAAAAATATCGAGAGAAAAATTCGTATGCAATTTCCGACTCATATATTCTATGGTGATCCTCAATTAGAGGTAGATGATGAAGGAACTCCGTATTACATTCGTACCTTTGGAGAATTTGTATCTGCTAGAAACGGCTTCGTTGCGAAGGGTGTAGTCGCTGTTAACCCTGTTAGTGGCGCAATGAATATATATCCTTTATCTGATGTTCCAGCATTCATAGATGGTGCGGTTTCACCAGAATCAGTTAGCTTGCAAAATAGCTATTTTGGAAATTATGTACATGGTTTTTGGAATAGTATCTTCGGTAAATCAGACGTCAAGTTACCTTCAGATGAAGGAACGGAAGCCAATGTGAGCCCTATTTTTGATAAAGATGGAGAGATGTATTATTTCACCGACTTTACAAGTCCAAAAGAGGGTGTGGATTCCATGTTAGGTTACTCTCTAACTCATGCTAGATCAGGAGAAGCAACTTTCTATTCTGGTAATCTCGAAAAGTCTTACATGGATTCTGAAGGAGCCCTTCAAATCATCGAAAAGAAATTCGTTGAGAAGAAGTGGAATGGAGCCATGCCGATACTTTACAATTTCTACGGAGAAGCTAGTTGGTTGGCTCCGGTCTTGGATGCCAATGGATTTCTACAAAACTATTTCATTGTATCGGCAGCCAATCCAGAGATTTCCGTCTTTGCTAATACTCCAAATGAAGCATTGAAAAAATATAAAACAGCACTCCAAAGAGGCGGTAGTACAGTAGATGGCACCTCAGATGCTGAGGAAAAGCGAGTTACCGGTTCGATTCAGCGAGTATATAAAGAAAAGGTTGGGGATTATACCGTTGTTTCATTCTTGCTAAATACTCGTCAAAATTTTATCGTTTCATCTGAACAGTCACCTCTTGTGATCTATCTGCAAGAAGGCGATCAAGTTAATCTTAGTTATTTAGACACAGGTGAGGATTTTCTACCAGTTAAGGAACTTACAATTGAAGGATTAGAATAA
- a CDS encoding FCD domain-containing protein — translation MGDKNDIVVDFKTVKRKTLSKQVIDEIVSLLSTGQLKPGDRLPSELELMEILKVSRPVMREALTSLEAMGIVNRETKNGTFFSNKIGSKPFSLMLALSSGDLRAILETRISLELGLVTLAAEKITEENLEKLLNTITVMESNTEYREADKEFHKIIAYSASNSLLEGIIDPLLTMYDATLDQISTGLKDPEQTLKQHKEIYEALKKHDPMEAYMSMYRHLSSVRERALKSIEEK, via the coding sequence GTGGGAGATAAAAACGATATAGTTGTCGACTTTAAAACAGTTAAACGAAAAACTCTTTCCAAGCAAGTGATTGATGAAATTGTTAGTTTGCTTTCAACTGGTCAACTAAAACCAGGTGATCGATTACCTTCAGAGCTTGAGTTAATGGAGATCCTTAAAGTGAGCAGGCCTGTTATGAGGGAAGCTTTAACTTCATTAGAAGCAATGGGAATTGTCAATCGAGAAACCAAAAATGGTACGTTCTTTTCTAACAAAATTGGCAGTAAACCATTTTCTCTAATGTTAGCGCTTTCTTCAGGGGATTTACGTGCAATCTTAGAAACTCGTATTTCACTAGAGCTTGGCCTTGTTACCCTTGCAGCTGAGAAAATAACGGAAGAGAATTTAGAAAAGCTACTAAACACCATCACTGTAATGGAATCTAATACAGAGTATCGTGAAGCAGATAAAGAGTTTCATAAAATCATTGCCTATAGTGCTAGTAACTCACTGCTTGAAGGAATCATAGATCCGTTGTTAACCATGTACGATGCGACGCTAGATCAGATTTCAACAGGACTTAAAGATCCAGAACAAACATTAAAACAGCATAAAGAAATCTATGAAGCCTTAAAAAAGCATGATCCAATGGAAGCATATATGAGTATGTATCGTCATTTAAGCAGTGTAAGAGAAAG
- a CDS encoding SDR family oxidoreductase, with protein sequence MKVLVIGANGQIGKQLVKLLQESHEYSVRALVRTEEQVTEFLQSDVEAVLGNLEDSVNQLKDAVKGCDAVVFTAGSGGHTGSDQTLLIDLDGAAKMMDAAKEVGVKRFLMVSAIQAHNRENWHEPLKPYYAAKHYADKMLIQSGLSYTIVRPGALVNENGTGKVTAAENLERGSIPREDVARTILEIINQENTFNKSFDLVAGETPIKQAVASI encoded by the coding sequence ATGAAAGTATTAGTCATTGGGGCAAATGGGCAGATCGGCAAACAATTGGTGAAGCTTCTGCAAGAAAGTCACGAGTATAGTGTTAGAGCATTAGTTCGAACGGAAGAACAGGTAACAGAGTTCTTACAATCAGACGTAGAAGCTGTGCTTGGCAACCTCGAAGATTCGGTGAACCAGCTTAAAGACGCAGTCAAAGGGTGTGATGCAGTTGTCTTTACAGCGGGATCTGGCGGACATACTGGTTCGGATCAAACACTTCTAATCGATCTTGATGGTGCTGCAAAGATGATGGATGCAGCCAAAGAGGTAGGAGTGAAGAGGTTTCTAATGGTCAGCGCGATTCAGGCTCACAATCGGGAAAACTGGCATGAACCACTCAAGCCTTATTATGCTGCCAAACACTATGCTGATAAAATGCTGATTCAAAGTGGATTAAGCTATACGATTGTCCGACCAGGTGCACTAGTAAATGAAAATGGCACAGGAAAGGTAACAGCTGCAGAAAACCTTGAACGAGGCTCGATTCCAAGGGAGGACGTCGCTAGGACTATTCTAGAGATTATTAATCAAGAGAATACATTCAATAAGTCATTCGATCTTGTTGCCGGAGAAACGCCAATAAAACAGGCAGTGGCTAGTATATAA